One genomic segment of Desulfovibrio sp. JC010 includes these proteins:
- a CDS encoding Na+/H+ antiporter NhaC family protein, with the protein MRKWSGLFILTVLFALLCQPAFAADSSLGPANAKVFGFFTLIPPLVAIVLAFITKNVVLSLFIGVFSGAFMLEAKGFDIYNGFVGGFLRLSNEILSSLADSWNAGIVLQCLAIGGLIALVSKMGGAKAIADALAKKAKSPRSSQFVTWVLGLFIFFDDYANSLTVGPIMRPVTDKMKVSREKLAFVIDATAAPIAGIALISTWVAYEVGLIRDGLQGIGYTMNAYGVFVETIPYRFYNILILVFILATIWFMREFGPMYKAEQRARTTGKVLADDAKPMVADEATELQPSEDIKPSIWYAIIPIGTLIVAAFLGFYFNGYNGIMGGDDAALKQIFEDAPMSFIAIREAFGASDASVVLFQAALIAGVVALAIAIGRRILTVDEAISTWVQGVKSLNITAVILLLAWSLSGIIKELGTAAYLVSVLSDTIPTFLLPSIIFIMGSIISFATGTSYGTMGILMPLCIPLAYALVPEQGYVILNIGAVLTGAIFGDHCSPISDTTILSSMGSACDHIDHTRTQLFYAIPVAIISILFGYIPAGLGMPVLMVLPVGVLAVLATVRFLGKPVSN; encoded by the coding sequence ATGCGCAAATGGAGTGGACTGTTTATACTCACAGTGCTCTTTGCACTGCTATGTCAGCCTGCATTCGCTGCTGACTCCAGCCTCGGCCCGGCAAACGCCAAGGTATTCGGATTCTTTACACTGATTCCGCCGCTGGTGGCTATCGTTCTTGCTTTCATTACCAAGAACGTTGTTCTTTCACTTTTCATCGGTGTTTTTTCCGGTGCTTTCATGCTGGAAGCCAAGGGGTTTGACATCTACAACGGATTTGTAGGCGGCTTCCTGCGCCTTTCCAATGAAATCCTCAGCTCTCTGGCTGATTCATGGAACGCGGGTATTGTACTCCAGTGCCTCGCCATCGGCGGACTCATCGCGCTGGTATCCAAAATGGGCGGTGCCAAAGCAATTGCGGACGCTCTGGCTAAAAAGGCAAAAAGCCCCAGAAGCTCCCAGTTTGTAACCTGGGTACTCGGTCTGTTCATCTTTTTTGATGACTATGCAAACTCCCTCACTGTCGGACCGATCATGCGCCCGGTGACCGATAAAATGAAAGTTTCCCGTGAAAAGCTTGCTTTCGTTATCGACGCCACCGCAGCACCCATCGCCGGTATCGCGCTGATCTCCACATGGGTTGCCTACGAAGTGGGCCTGATCCGCGACGGGTTGCAGGGAATCGGATACACCATGAACGCCTACGGCGTATTCGTGGAAACCATCCCGTACCGTTTTTACAACATCCTTATTCTGGTCTTCATTCTCGCCACCATCTGGTTTATGCGTGAATTCGGTCCCATGTACAAGGCCGAACAGCGCGCCCGCACCACCGGCAAAGTACTTGCCGACGACGCCAAACCCATGGTCGCGGATGAAGCAACTGAACTGCAGCCTTCCGAAGATATCAAGCCCAGCATCTGGTATGCAATCATTCCCATCGGAACCCTGATTGTTGCCGCATTCCTCGGCTTCTACTTCAACGGCTACAACGGTATCATGGGCGGTGACGATGCCGCACTGAAGCAGATTTTCGAAGATGCTCCCATGAGCTTTATTGCTATCCGTGAGGCTTTCGGTGCATCCGATGCTTCAGTGGTTCTCTTTCAGGCCGCACTTATCGCAGGCGTTGTTGCTCTGGCCATCGCCATCGGCAGACGCATCCTGACTGTGGACGAAGCGATCTCCACCTGGGTACAGGGTGTTAAATCCCTGAACATCACCGCAGTAATCCTGCTGCTGGCATGGTCCCTTTCCGGCATCATTAAAGAACTGGGAACCGCCGCTTACCTCGTAAGCGTGCTTTCCGATACCATCCCGACCTTCCTGCTGCCCTCCATCATCTTCATCATGGGGTCCATCATCTCCTTTGCAACAGGAACATCTTACGGAACCATGGGTATCCTCATGCCGCTGTGCATCCCGCTGGCCTACGCACTGGTACCGGAACAGGGTTACGTAATCCTGAACATCGGTGCGGTCCTCACCGGAGCCATCTTCGGCGACCACTGCTCACCCATCTCGGACACCACAATCCTGTCCTCCATGGGTTCCGCATGTGACCACATCGACCACACCAGAACACAGCTGTTCTACGCCATCCCGGTAGCAATCATCTCCATCCTGTTCGGCTACATCCCCGCAGGTCTGGGAATGCCCGTACTGATGGTTCTGCCAGTAGGTGTTTTGGCAGTGCTTGCAACAGTACGATTCCTGGGTAAGCCTGTTTCGAACTAG
- the thiC gene encoding phosphomethylpyrimidine synthase ThiC: MFSKNKALKSIFDSSIDELCKSEGLSKETIIQGIEDGTMVLLGNPNHKNVTPTLIGQPAKVKVNANIGTSPFKNDREKEMKKLDAAWKAGAHAVMDLSTAGDLDGIRTDMLNSCPLPLGTVPIYAMAQQYVARDEDPAGFSIDELLAEVEKEAEQGVDFMTLHCGLTRRGADWATAEDERLLGIVSRGGSILARWMRDHDEENPLLTNYDRILEICLKHNVTLSLGDGLRPGAGADAGDAAQWEEVLVLGKLAKRAHEYGVQAMIEGPGHVPMNLVETQIRGIKAATYNAPLYVLGPLVTDSAPGYDHIAGAIGGAIAVMNGVDFLCYLTPAEHLTLPEIDDVWNGVKASLVAAQCGEVGMGRKDAVQRDRDISIARKELDWDKIAELAIDPALACARRKDHKDEKECAMCGKFCAVRMLSE; encoded by the coding sequence ATGTTTTCAAAAAATAAAGCTCTCAAAAGCATATTTGATTCCAGCATTGATGAACTTTGCAAGAGCGAAGGTCTCTCCAAAGAGACCATTATTCAGGGCATTGAAGACGGGACTATGGTTCTGCTCGGGAACCCCAATCACAAGAATGTTACTCCCACCCTCATCGGACAGCCCGCAAAGGTAAAAGTAAACGCCAACATCGGTACTTCTCCTTTCAAAAATGATCGTGAAAAGGAAATGAAGAAGCTGGATGCAGCATGGAAAGCAGGCGCACACGCCGTTATGGACCTTTCTACTGCCGGTGATCTGGACGGAATCAGAACCGATATGCTGAACAGCTGCCCCCTGCCGCTGGGTACTGTACCCATCTATGCCATGGCGCAGCAGTATGTTGCCCGTGACGAAGACCCCGCAGGTTTTTCCATTGATGAACTTCTCGCTGAAGTGGAAAAAGAAGCCGAACAGGGCGTTGATTTCATGACTCTGCATTGCGGCCTGACCCGCCGCGGAGCTGACTGGGCAACTGCTGAGGATGAACGTCTGCTGGGTATTGTTTCCCGCGGCGGTTCCATTCTTGCCCGCTGGATGCGTGATCATGATGAAGAAAATCCGCTGCTCACCAACTACGACAGAATTCTTGAAATCTGCCTGAAGCACAACGTGACCCTGAGTCTTGGCGACGGTCTGCGCCCCGGTGCAGGTGCCGATGCCGGTGATGCTGCGCAGTGGGAAGAAGTTCTGGTGCTCGGCAAGCTTGCCAAGCGCGCTCACGAGTACGGTGTACAGGCTATGATCGAAGGTCCCGGCCACGTGCCCATGAATCTCGTTGAAACCCAGATTCGCGGTATTAAGGCTGCTACCTACAACGCGCCTCTCTACGTCCTCGGCCCTCTGGTGACTGACTCCGCACCCGGTTACGACCATATTGCCGGAGCAATCGGCGGTGCCATCGCGGTTATGAACGGCGTGGACTTCCTCTGCTACCTGACTCCCGCTGAACACCTGACCCTGCCTGAGATCGACGATGTCTGGAACGGTGTTAAAGCCTCCCTCGTAGCCGCACAGTGCGGTGAAGTGGGCATGGGCCGTAAGGATGCTGTCCAGCGCGATAGAGATATTTCTATTGCACGTAAGGAACTCGACTGGGACAAGATCGCCGAACTGGCAATTGACCCCGCTCTGGCCTGTGCGCGTAGAAAAGACCACAAAGATGAAAAAGAATGCGCTATGTGCGGAAAATTCTGCGCAGTACGCATGCTTTCTGAATAA
- a CDS encoding hemolysin III family protein codes for MFQYVRDPMSGLTHFIGFCLAIAGLVMLLVASVNPTSVMHVVTFSVFGGGMILLYLASTLYHWLPLSKRGIMWLRKLDHSMIYVYIAATYTPVCLVGLKGTWGWSLFAAIWSMAVAGIITKMLWLNAPRWLSTGFYLAMGWLVIVGAYPLIQALQTGALLWLLAGGIMYSIGAVIYAMKRPNPWPEFFGFHEIFHVFVMAGSFCHFWVMYKYITELGWG; via the coding sequence ATGTTTCAATATGTACGGGACCCCATGAGCGGGTTGACCCATTTCATAGGCTTTTGCCTAGCCATTGCCGGGCTGGTCATGCTGCTGGTCGCTTCTGTAAATCCCACCAGCGTGATGCATGTGGTCACCTTTTCCGTGTTCGGCGGGGGAATGATCCTGCTTTACCTTGCCAGCACGCTCTACCACTGGTTGCCGCTTTCCAAGCGGGGCATCATGTGGCTGCGCAAGCTCGACCATTCCATGATTTATGTCTATATCGCCGCTACGTATACGCCCGTTTGCCTTGTGGGGCTTAAGGGGACGTGGGGCTGGTCCCTGTTCGCTGCTATCTGGAGTATGGCTGTAGCCGGAATTATCACGAAGATGCTTTGGCTGAACGCGCCGCGCTGGCTGTCCACGGGGTTCTACCTCGCCATGGGCTGGCTGGTAATCGTTGGGGCTTATCCCCTGATTCAGGCTTTGCAGACCGGGGCCTTGCTCTGGCTTTTGGCCGGGGGGATCATGTATTCAATCGGCGCGGTTATTTATGCCATGAAGCGTCCTAATCCGTGGCCGGAGTTTTTCGGCTTTCATGAAATTTTCCACGTCTTCGTCATGGCCGGAAGTTTCTGCCATTTCTGGGTTATGTATAAGTATATTACGGAATTAGGGTGGGGATAG
- the thiL gene encoding thiamine-phosphate kinase, protein MTQLNSEQDFLTLIDKYFPSENGHVTLGRGDDCSILRSKTDLCISKDLFLEDVHFRRSYFFPADIGYKSLAVNISDIAAMGGQPVGFALGLIVPPNLESEFWEPFFQSMSALAKQHGLILAGGDLSSGQYLGISVTVWGEAAGGQFLSRGNALPGDVLFLHGPAGMARTGLLSLEEMGPKAAEIYPECVQAHLRPPMRVAAGIKLAQSKHVKGLMDLSDGLARDLPRFLSCCEGELGAKISLDESKLHEEIIRYAETKSISATEHAFLGGEDYALFGAASAEEFEELKAKIPGLHQIGTITEDNKISLNGREYTSKGFDHFSK, encoded by the coding sequence ATGACTCAATTAAATTCTGAACAAGACTTCCTGACCCTGATCGACAAATATTTTCCATCCGAGAACGGTCATGTGACCCTTGGACGTGGGGACGACTGCTCTATTCTGCGCTCCAAAACAGACCTGTGCATCAGCAAAGACCTGTTTCTGGAAGATGTGCATTTCAGAAGATCATATTTTTTCCCGGCAGACATCGGTTATAAATCGCTGGCTGTGAATATCAGCGATATTGCGGCTATGGGGGGGCAACCTGTGGGGTTCGCGCTGGGCCTGATTGTGCCGCCGAATCTGGAAAGCGAATTCTGGGAACCTTTTTTCCAGTCCATGTCCGCACTTGCAAAGCAGCACGGATTGATTCTGGCCGGGGGCGATCTTTCCAGCGGGCAATATCTGGGAATTTCGGTGACCGTCTGGGGCGAAGCTGCGGGCGGACAATTCCTTTCACGTGGTAATGCCCTGCCGGGGGATGTGCTTTTCCTGCACGGCCCTGCAGGCATGGCCCGTACCGGGCTGCTCAGCCTTGAAGAGATGGGACCAAAGGCGGCTGAAATTTACCCTGAATGCGTGCAGGCACACCTGCGCCCTCCCATGCGCGTTGCTGCGGGGATTAAACTGGCCCAATCAAAACACGTGAAAGGCCTAATGGACCTTTCAGACGGCCTTGCCCGTGACCTGCCCCGCTTTCTGAGCTGCTGTGAGGGTGAACTTGGAGCTAAAATTTCACTTGATGAATCAAAGCTGCATGAGGAAATCATCCGTTACGCCGAAACCAAATCAATTTCCGCTACGGAACACGCCTTTCTCGGCGGCGAAGATTACGCCCTCTTCGGGGCAGCTTCAGCTGAAGAATTCGAAGAACTAAAAGCAAAAATCCCCGGCCTGCACCAGATAGGTACCATCACCGAGGACAATAAAATTTCACTCAACGGCAGGGAATATACTTCCAAAGGCTTCGACCACTTTTCCAAATAA
- a CDS encoding ATP-dependent helicase: MIDFKKELNPAQYEAATHPQGPVLVIAGAGSGKTRTIVYRLAWLVEQGIPPESILLMTFTRKAAQEMLQRTELILGRTLHGTQGGTFHAFAYSVLRQNAAEIGFPNGITLMDRSDSEAAVKEVKDQLKLGKGDRSYPKKSTLLDMISKSRNKEVSIDTLVNSEAFHLATYASEMEEIAKAYVVYKKQHGLMDYDDMLFYLEELLQNDKFLRNSLRSRYQYIMVDEYQDTNLVQARIVGLLAGKNGNVMAVGDDAQSIYSFRGADVTNILKFPDIFEDVKIVRLEQNYRSTQPILDLTNAILDGAEIKFDKKLFTEQNWGSKPQLMVPLSDFSQSNRVLDRIIELQKKHGPEEVAVLFRAGYQSYGLEVALKRLGVGFKKYGGLKFNEAAHIKDVLAFMRLVANPADIIAWQRTLGHIKGVGPKTATKIAQAVISADQKALAKFTKKYELLKDILHDLDGLREHKSTPATCLEVIVPLYRPLLVAQYPDDYPRREAGIEQLGQIASNYDDLEFFLTDLCLDPDQHGEEEKKEDVVTLSTIHSAKGLEWNAVIIIDLVEDRFPSRKSMQKPNEYEEERRLLYVACTRARQELIMCAPASINRKNTDFSEPAVPSPFLRELDTDLFDELQESYSGGMAKKRNSPVRAAGYDAPAPSISESKKPSPMKLGHCKHKIFGRGKIIERIEPNKLRINFPGFGPKVIVEDFVEML; encoded by the coding sequence ATGATAGATTTTAAAAAAGAATTAAATCCTGCGCAGTACGAAGCTGCTACTCATCCTCAGGGGCCGGTACTGGTTATTGCAGGTGCGGGCAGTGGTAAGACACGCACAATTGTTTACCGTCTGGCATGGCTGGTGGAACAGGGCATCCCGCCCGAATCCATCCTGCTGATGACCTTCACCCGCAAGGCGGCGCAGGAAATGCTGCAACGTACCGAACTGATTCTGGGCAGAACCCTGCACGGCACTCAGGGCGGAACATTTCACGCCTTTGCTTATTCGGTACTGCGTCAGAACGCCGCTGAAATCGGTTTTCCCAACGGCATAACCTTGATGGACCGCAGTGATTCCGAGGCAGCGGTCAAAGAAGTTAAAGACCAGCTGAAACTCGGCAAGGGCGACCGCTCATATCCCAAGAAATCCACCCTGCTGGATATGATTTCCAAATCGCGCAACAAAGAAGTCTCCATTGATACGCTGGTCAATTCCGAAGCCTTCCATCTGGCGACCTATGCATCCGAAATGGAAGAAATCGCCAAGGCTTACGTTGTTTATAAAAAACAGCATGGGCTGATGGATTACGACGACATGCTCTTCTATCTGGAAGAGTTGCTGCAGAATGATAAATTCCTGCGCAATTCCCTGCGTTCGCGCTACCAGTACATCATGGTGGACGAATATCAGGATACCAACCTCGTGCAGGCGCGCATTGTTGGTTTGCTGGCCGGAAAGAACGGCAATGTTATGGCGGTAGGTGATGATGCCCAGTCCATCTATTCGTTCCGTGGCGCGGACGTAACCAACATCCTAAAATTTCCTGATATTTTTGAAGACGTAAAAATCGTGCGTCTGGAGCAGAACTACCGCTCCACCCAGCCCATTCTGGACCTGACCAACGCCATTCTGGACGGTGCTGAAATCAAGTTCGACAAAAAACTTTTCACCGAACAGAACTGGGGCAGCAAACCGCAGCTCATGGTTCCACTCAGTGATTTCAGCCAGTCCAACCGCGTGTTGGACCGGATCATTGAATTGCAAAAAAAGCACGGCCCCGAAGAAGTGGCTGTGCTATTCCGCGCCGGATACCAGAGTTACGGGCTGGAAGTGGCCCTGAAACGTCTGGGCGTTGGCTTCAAAAAATACGGCGGATTGAAATTCAACGAAGCCGCACACATCAAGGACGTGCTGGCCTTCATGCGTCTGGTTGCCAACCCGGCGGATATCATTGCCTGGCAGCGCACCCTCGGACACATCAAAGGAGTCGGCCCCAAGACCGCCACAAAAATAGCACAGGCGGTAATTTCCGCAGACCAGAAGGCGCTGGCAAAATTTACCAAGAAGTACGAGCTGCTCAAAGACATCCTGCATGATCTGGACGGATTGCGGGAGCATAAGTCCACTCCGGCGACCTGTCTTGAAGTCATCGTGCCGCTCTACCGCCCGCTGCTGGTGGCCCAATACCCGGACGATTATCCTCGCCGAGAGGCCGGGATCGAACAGCTCGGCCAGATTGCCTCCAACTATGATGATCTGGAATTCTTCCTCACCGACCTCTGCCTTGACCCCGATCAGCACGGCGAGGAAGAAAAAAAGGAAGACGTGGTCACCCTTTCCACTATCCATTCCGCCAAGGGACTAGAGTGGAACGCGGTCATCATCATTGATCTTGTGGAGGACCGTTTTCCGTCCCGCAAATCCATGCAGAAGCCCAACGAGTACGAGGAAGAACGCCGCCTGCTCTACGTGGCCTGCACCCGTGCACGGCAGGAACTGATCATGTGCGCCCCGGCTTCCATCAACCGCAAGAATACGGATTTCTCCGAACCTGCGGTGCCCAGCCCGTTTCTGCGTGAACTGGATACCGATCTTTTTGATGAGTTGCAGGAATCCTATTCCGGGGGCATGGCCAAGAAAAGAAACAGTCCGGTACGAGCTGCCGGATATGATGCCCCTGCACCTTCTATCTCAGAGAGCAAGAAGCCCTCGCCTATGAAACTGGGCCATTGCAAGCACAAGATTTTCGGGCGCGGCAAGATCATTGAACGCATCGAACCAAATAAGCTGCGCATCAATTTCCCCGGTTTCGGCCCCAAAGTCATTGTCGAAGATTTTGTGGAGATGTTATGA